From uncultured Desulfovibrio sp.:
TCTGCTGGAATACGCGGGCGACTGCCGCATGGGCGAAGCCTGCTCCCTGGTGCTGGGCGAAGGGCAGGCGGCCCGCATCCTCACGGGCGGCATGCTGCCCGCCGGAGCGGACGCGGTGGTCATGGTGGAATATTCCCGTCAGGCCGGCGGCACCCTGCTGGAACTGACCCGCAGCGTGGCCCCCGGCGAAAATATGCTGCACCATGACGAGGATGCCGCAGCCGGCCAGGTCTGCCTGCCGCAGGGACGCCGGCTGACCCCGCAGGACCTGGGCCTGCTGGCTGCCTTCGGACAGACGCAGGTCACGGTGCATGTGCAGCCCCGCATAGCCATTCTCTCCACGGGGGATGAAATCGTTCCCTTTGACACGACGCCGGCCCCGGGCCAGATACGCGATGTCAATGCCCACAGCATCGCGGCCCTGTGCCGCGCCTGCGGCGCCTGCGTCACGCTGGCCGGTCTGGTGGGCGATGATGCCCCCGCCCTGCGCTGCACCGTGGGGACGCTCATGGCCAGCCATCATGCGGTGGTCATTTCCGGCGGTTCCTCGGCCGGCATGCGGGATCATACGGTGGAGGTCTTCACCAGCCAGCCCGACAGCGAACTGCTCTGCCACGGGGTGGCACTCAGCCCCGGCAAGCCCTTCATTCTGGCCCGATCCGGCAACGTGGCACTCATGGGTCTGCCCGGACATACCGGCAGCGCGCTTATTTGCGCCCGCGTCTTCCTGCGGCCCCTGCTGGCCCGCCTGCAGGGCCGGACGGCACCGGCGCAGGCCG
This genomic window contains:
- the glp gene encoding gephyrin-like molybdotransferase Glp — translated: MKSFLKLQSVEEVLAHIQRFSPLSAETIALDQALGRHLAVPFTAPHDLPGFDRSTVDGYAVRARDVFGAGESSPALLEYAGDCRMGEACSLVLGEGQAARILTGGMLPAGADAVVMVEYSRQAGGTLLELTRSVAPGENMLHHDEDAAAGQVCLPQGRRLTPQDLGLLAAFGQTQVTVHVQPRIAILSTGDEIVPFDTTPAPGQIRDVNAHSIAALCRACGACVTLAGLVGDDAPALRCTVGTLMASHHAVVISGGSSAGMRDHTVEVFTSQPDSELLCHGVALSPGKPFILARSGNVALMGLPGHTGSALICARVFLRPLLARLQGRTAPAQAAPGVLARLGRPLASAQGRRDYIRVRLEALPEEEQSPVPGLPPLRWRAMPLAVPSGCISGLTRAQGLVVCPENREGLYADEIVSVELLDDSL